The sequence aatattagACTAGTATTCTATGGCAAAGCTAACAGctgtttttccttttgttttttttggcaattagctcttcttttgtttcatAAATCAGCCGAATTTGATACGAAGCTATTACGGAACACAAAGTTTAACCAACATGATTGGCTTTGGTGCAACTGTGCCCTTATTTCATAATTCGTAATGTACATAAGCATCCAAAATAATGCACAATCAAATGCCTACCAGCAGGTATCTATATGCTACCAAAAAACAATATATACGTaacattcaaataaaattaaatataaatacctAACCCGCCTTTTTGAATTATTGGCTGTGACTTGGACTCGCTAGCAACTGCCTAGTTTACTATTAGACGATACAAGTGATTTTTCTTTGCCTTTTAAATGTCTAGTGGATCTCTCCCTCttcttgtatatatatataaactttagaTATATTAACCTGAAATTCTCAAACCTCCATCCTCTCCCTCCACTCGTCAAGAGCTGCCAAGTCTGATTGCATCGCATCCATCCCTTTAAAGGAAACATAATTACTTGAAACACTTGCAAACCCAGGTTGTAAGTTTGCTCAGCTAAAGAAACTTTATAATGAATTACATTTCTGTGTTGAATGCATTTTAAGATAAGTCGAGTTTTGCTTAGGATTTGGAGACTAGTTTTCTTCTGTAGTCTACATGACCCATTTCGAGTCTAAGGACATGCATCTAAATTAGTTCTATTGCAATACTTGTATTTTAAGACTAACATGAGTTCGTTGCCAAGAATAAAAACTACCATGAGATCATAATCTcgtatttgatttaaaaatttagtataactgttaataactaaattaaatatactttaaattcgatttaattttaactagttatagattttatatattatatcgcagaactatatttattaactgatattttatttattttattagtcattataaaaaaatttattagtaaaggtaacctaatttaaattaatgtcatatatatttgtatattatatacattataataattattgcctaatatttgtatatttataaaaaaattaataatacttaataaattCTAACATCCActcttaaattaattataatatatttttaattccattagatttatttttaatatattaaaaaccaactgaaattttttatcaaacgTCAATTACCGATCATGAGGAACAGCTATTTTCTCTCAGGCGCGGCGAACATAAATCGAACAGCCAAAATGAGGACTGCTTTATTGGCATACGCGCCAAGCGGGACCCAATTCTCAGAAAAGCAAACCCCATAACGTGACGTGCATGTTCACTGTCGCCTAATGTCAAATTGATAGAAACAACCGAGTCAATCCTATATTTAACTCAGTGTCCCCAAACACTAACTCGTCGGCTTAAAATACTTACCGTGACGGTGAAGTGACGACAAAActagatattttttttctttctttagtcacaaagaaagataaattttaaaacaccCCAACTCTCTCTACTCCACGTCACCGCCACAATCACTCCCGACCACGACACGTAATGTAATAGACTAAACGACAACGTTTTTCTTCGGGAAAAAACACAAATAAGATCTAACAAACCATGTTTGTAGTTCGTAATACGCATTTGACGGCGTCGTTTTCAATGGCAAAAATCGTAAATCACCAAAAGCGAAAATTAactgattaaataaattaattttaaaaaatcaagtaACAGAAAtgtctttattcttttatatattaaaaatgaaaattattcatttgccTTCTCTTCTTCTAAATGCTTAATTGCTGTTTGTTCTCTATCTACCAGTCATTTCcctctttaatttattaaattgggTACTTGCAAGGGCCATGCATTGAGGTTTTCTGTTAAGTTTTCTTAGGAACCAAACAGAAAATTGtaaactttatttctttccCCTAAATTTTGAgagtttcttttgttaaatCTGGTTCCTGCAATGGCCATGCATTGAGATTTTCTATTAAGTTTTTTCCAGGAACCAGAAAGttataaactttatttattttccctaaattattttagggttttttttccGATCAGATAATgacttataataataacaatgatgatgatgatggggTGCCACATCTGAGGACGACAACGGAGACTGGTAATCATGATGAGGACAATATCAAAGGGGATTATGTGAAATTGGGAGATTGTGAGGTGGAGGAAGAAAGATTAGTTGGGGTTATAGAAGGGTCTAGTTTTTGTTTATGGAAATGGAGAGGTTCTGTTGTATGGTATTGGTTTAAGTTGGCTTTGTTGTTTACTTGTTTGGGATTGTTAGCTGCTGTTTTCCTCAAATGGGTTGGTCCATTTTTCATGGACAAGGTTAGTTTTGTTCATCAATCTTTATGTTTTTCTCAAATGATTTGGTCTAGTTTCTCCATTTTGTTGTTGAAATcatactttttttaataattaaatacctCAATGATTGTGCTTTTTGTTTGGTATTTTCCGGGGGCATGTTATATGCTAAATTGTTGGGCATTTTCTTATGGATAAGAGTTTTCTAGTTTATTGTTTGTGTGGCTTCTTTAATGTGTATGTGGtttgtatttatgaattgggATTTTCACAATTCTCTTGGTAATATGTTTCTGTGATGCTGTTGATGTTAATTATAAAGCAGATGGTTTTGCTACCTTTTCCAGTTTGATTGTAGTTCCATGTGTTGGTAGTTATTACCGGTAAATTTTAATTCCAGAagaaattatagaattaacaACAAGACCAGTTTTATTGTAGTTCCATGTCTTGGTATCATATTCTGAGTTTTggatatatagtaatttttctCATATGCTTCTGTGTTTATGGTCTGGATTCCATTTATGTATCTTTTGCCCTATGCATTGTGGTGCTGGTTATGTTTCTCTCGAACGGATTGAAGCTTTTATAAACAAAGTTGATTATTTAGGTGAGTTATAATATACATATTCTTGGGGTCAGTAAGTGTATTCTGTTCTGGGATGTTCTCAGTGTCTATTGACTGAGGGAAGTTGTGTGGTTTCTGGTGTGCATAAACACATGCAATTAGCATTTGTGATTATTGAAGCTCTGATAGACTTCACTTTTGGAAGTTATGTGTAATTCAAATTTGTTGCAGTTTTCTGCTGTAAATGCAGAGATTTTCTTGATGGCTGTGTCTTGGTCTGCGATCATGAACAATATTAGTAATGTTTTACAGGACAAAAGGTTATATGTtcgaaatattttcttaatggCAGAATGAGTTCATTCTTGCATCATAAGGGATGCAAGTCAGTGCAGTACTGGCTGCTTGTGTTAGCATGTGCACTGCGTGTTTTAGTTGATCACTGGCAATGTTTTATGGGTATCACGGGACACCAACATTTAGTTTCTGGAATTGTTGCGTAAATGTGATGAATTGTTTGAGATCAGTCTGAATTTTGCTCCAATAAATCATCTGAAGTTTGTGATCTTAGACATATTTCTGTTGCTTCACTCATTCCAATATCTTTCCTGATCAGCCTCATAAACCAGCCTAGAAAAGTTATATCATTTGTGggatatttatccatatttaAATGCGGTTCACATCTGACTAATTAATTTTCAGGAGCTTATTCCTATCATAAACTGGGAAACAACTACTTTTAGCACTCCAGTGCTGGCAATTTTGGTCTTTGCTTCCGTGGCGTTATTCCCTTCCATACTTTTACCATCCACACCTTCTATGTGGGTAGCCGGGTTGACATTTGGTTATGGCTTTGGATTTCTGTTAATTATATCTGCATCAGCTGTGGGCGTGTCACTTCCCTATTTTATCGGCTCACTGTTCCTTCATAAAATTCAAGTATAAAATCTTATGCTGCGATTGTTGTTTAGTTTCTTACACCATTCTTAATATTCCTTGCCTAATATAGTTCTGCAATTCTTGATGCAGGGGTGGTTAGAAAAATATCCAAAGAAAGCTGCCATTTTGAGAGCAGCTGGAGAAGGAAACTGGTTTCATCAGTTTCGAGCTGTTATGTTTATCAGAATATCTCCATTTccatatattttatacaattaCTGTGCTGTTGCCACAAATGTCAAGTATGGTCCTTACATATTAGGATCATTGATTGGTATGGTGCCAGAGATTTTTGTTGCAATCTACACGTAAGAACTCTTAACCTTAAATGCATTTGTCTGTGCATGTACTGCGCTTCAAAACATAAGAAATCTACTCATGTAATGTTTTGCTCTTTTAATATGGTGGATGCTTGATTGTATGAACTGccatcctctttcttttctgttcTACTTTTTGGTGGATAGAGTAAGAATGGGAAAGCACAATTGTATTTACTTGAAGTTCCCAGTTGCTTTCCAGTTTGGCTTGAGCACTAGTCTTTCCTTACTGCATTCTTACTTGTAATGATTTTAGAGTGTAACGTTGGGGATAATTTCATTCCCGGTGATTAATTCTAGGCGTGTTTCGCATCAATGTCCTCAAACTTCAAATTGTCCCTTAACATCCCTGAACATTGATTTTGTATCTTTAAAGTCCCTATCAtctttctattaaaatttaattcagaATTGAACATGACAGACTGAATATTGCATCAGTATGATTACCCATCCCCTTTTTCATGCTAAAATTCACCGTTTATACTTTTTCTTATCTATAGGTTTCAGTGAATTGTAAATGAAATTAAGCAatattgaatttgaaaatacGAAAATCTAagtttaagaatttttaaGGGACAGATTAGGAAACACATCTAATTTCAGGTACTGTGAGTGAAAATTGCCCTGTAATTGTGCATATTAGAGCACTATGCAATGCCAGTTTTGCTTTATTGTACATTTTGGTAAATATGCATATTGATTGTTTGTTGCATGTTGTGCCGTTTGGTGTTACCCTCTGCCCTCATCTGATTAATACCCTTGCATAGTAGACAAATTCCCATCTTCTTTGCCAATTTGAACGGGCTAACTCAAGTTAGAGGGCCTTTAGAAGAATGGATAGCTAAGACTATATGCTAACTCCATGAATAAGTCTTTGAATAAGATTAATCAAATTCCTGTTTCAAGGGTTTTAATCAAGGTTGATCAAGGCATCCGATCCTTGGTAAAAAGATGATGTGCTAGAAAGTAGATCATAATACCCGCCCTCTTCATCTTTCTTACTTTAATATCCTCTTTCCTTGATAAAACTTAAATGTGTTTCATACCAATTCACTGATTC comes from Ricinus communis isolate WT05 ecotype wild-type chromosome 5, ASM1957865v1, whole genome shotgun sequence and encodes:
- the LOC8272459 gene encoding transmembrane protein 64, yielding MTYNNNNDDDDGVPHLRTTTETGNHDEDNIKGDYVKLGDCEVEEERLVGVIEGSSFCLWKWRGSVVWYWFKLALLFTCLGLLAAVFLKWVGPFFMDKELIPIINWETTTFSTPVLAILVFASVALFPSILLPSTPSMWVAGLTFGYGFGFLLIISASAVGVSLPYFIGSLFLHKIQGWLEKYPKKAAILRAAGEGNWFHQFRAVMFIRISPFPYILYNYCAVATNVKYGPYILGSLIGMVPEIFVAIYTGMLIGTLADASNDRHSLSAPQIVFNVIGFCATVAATIIFTAYAKRKLKVLQDEPQLA